ACGCATTGCTCGGCGCTCTGGCGCTCGGCGACATCGGCATGCATTTCCCTGACACCGATCCGCGCTGGAAGGACTGCGATTCGGGCGTATTCGTCCGCCATGCCGCATCGCTCGTGCGCGAGCGCGGCTACCGCATCGGCAACGTCGACGCCACGGTGATTCTGCAGCGCCCGAAACTCGGCGATCTCCGCGCGCAGATCCGCGCAAACCTCGCCGCGCTGCTGGAGCTCGACCCCGCGCAGGTCTCCGTCAAGTTCAAAACGGCCGAGAAAGTCGGCCCCGTGGGCGAGGGCAGGTCCGCCGAAGCGCAGGCTGCCGTGCTGATCGTCAGGGACTGACCAGATCCGCAGCCCACTCTGCGCCTTCCAGCTCCGCCACGCCCGCCGGATCGTCCAGCCGGACGAGCAGTTCCTGCGCTGTCCGTCCCAGCACGGGATGCCGCCATCCAGGCGCCACCGCCACGAGCGGCTCGAGCACGAAACGCCGTTCATGCATCCGCGGGTGCGGCACTTCCAGCCCCAGAGCACTGATCACCTCGGCCCCGTAAAACAGCAGGTCCAGATCCAGCGTGCGCGGGCCGTCTTTCTCGCGCCGCACGCGCCCGCGCCGCGCCTCGATTGACAGCAGCGCCTGCAGCAGAGCGCGCGCCCCGAGCCCCGTCTCGAGCAGCGCCACGGCATTCAGAAACGGCGGCTGCTCCCGCAACCCGACCGGCTCGGTCTCGAACAGCGGCGACACCGCGCGCAGCCGCCCCAGCGCGCGCAACTCCCGCAACGCCTCGCGCAAATGGTTCCGCCGGTCTCCCAGGTTCGAGCCCAGCGCGACGCCCGCCTCAATCACCGCGGCGCCTCGTGATCCCGACGCCCGCCCAGTCCACTCCTTCCGCGCGCAGCGCGCCCGGCTTGCGCACCAGCACGCGCACGGCTTCCGCGGGGAACTCCTCCAGAATCGCGGCCGCGATTCTCTCCGCCAGCGTTTCCACCAGCGCATACGGCTGCTGCCCGGCGACGGAATCCAGCTTCCGCCGGACAGCCGCGTAATCAATCGAAAACCGCAGGTCGTCCCTCCGCGCGGCTTCGCGCGTGTCCACGGCGAGTTCGACGTCGACCACCAGCTCCTGCGGCTGCGCGCGCTCCTGCTCCGTCACCCCGATCCGCGCCTGCAGCCGCGCCCCGCTCAGAATCACCTGATCCATGCCACGCCCCGCACCGCGTCGGCGACGCTCAGCGCTTTCCGCACCGGCCGGACATCATGCACGCGCACGATCGACGCGCCGTTCATCGCGCCGATCACGGCCGCGGCGATGGTTCCTTCCAGCCGTTCGCCGATCTCTTCCATGCCCGGCAGCACGCCGAGAAACGATTTGCGCGACGGTCCGATCAGGATCGGACATTCCAGCGCGCGCAGCTCGCCCAGCCGCCGCAGCGCCTCGAAGCTCTGCGCCGGCGTCTTGGCGAACCCGATGCCCGGATCGACGTAGATCTCGCGCACGCCGGCCTCGCGCGCCCTCTCCACTCGCGGGCGCAGCTCCGCGATGATCTCGCCCATCACGTCCGCGTACACCGCATGCTGCCGCATGGTCTGCGGCGTGCCGCGCATATGCATGATCACCACGCCCGCGCCCGCGGCCGCCGCCACGCGCGCCATCTCCGGATCGGCCAGGCCGCTGACGTCGTTGATCAGCGTGGCGCCGGCGTTCAGGCATGCGGCGGCCACGCGCGGCTTCATCGTATCGATCGAGACGCGCACGCGCGGGTCCAGCGCCAGCAGCTCCACCACGGGCAGCACGCGCTCGAGCTCCACGTCCTCCGGAACCGGTCCGGCCCCGGGCCGCGTACTCTCGCCGCCCACGTCAATGATGTCGGCCCCTTCGGCGATCAGCCGCCGCGCCTCCTCCACCGCTTCATCCGGCGTGGCGAACCGTCCGCCGTCGGAGAACGAATCGGGCGTCACATTCAGGATGCCCATCACCAGCGTCCGGTTCATGCCTCTCCTCCGCCAGCCTGCCGCTCCGCCGGGCCGAAATACCGGCCGCGCGACTCCTCATCGAGCAGCGGCGCCTGAAGCCGCGCGGGATCTCCGCCGGCGCTCCACAGCAGATCGCCGTGGCCGGTCAGATTCTCCGCGCCTGCTGCATTCAGCACCAGCCGCGATTCGATCGGTTCCGCCACGCGCAGGCAGACGCGCCCGGTCAGATTGGCTTTGATCACTCCCGTCACGACGTCCCGGCTGGCCCGCTGCGTCGCCAGCACCAGATGAATGCCCGCGGCGCGCGCCTTCGCCCCCAGCCGCGCGATCCGGTTCTCCAGCTCTTTCCTCCCGGCGGCGCTCTGCACCAGGTCTGCGTATTCGTCGCAGAGCACCACGATGCGCGGCGGCGCGCTCTTGTCCCGGCTCTTCCATTCGGACAGGTCCGCCGCGCCCAGCTTCTCCATCCCCCGGTAACGCGACTCCATCTCGTCGATCAGAACATCGAACGCATCGATCATGTCGTCGTCGGGCGGCATCAGCACGGACAGCCTGTCCCAGAGATACGGCGAACGCCGCAAGCCGGGAAACGCGGTCCGCTTCGGATCGATCAGCACCAGCCGCAGGTCCGCGGGCGTGTGCGTGGCCATCAGGGCGGCGATGGCCGCACGCATCCACTCGCTCTTGCCGCTGCCTGTCGAGCCTGCTATCAGCAGATGCGGCGTGCGGCTGTCGGCCAGGTCGGCGAAGTGCGGCCTTCCCGCGAGGTCGACGCCGATCAGCAGCGGCGCCCGGAATTGCGCCGCGGCGCGGAGATTCAGGTTCCTGAAGAAGACCGTCTCGCGGTCCGGCCGCGGGATCTCCAGCAGAACGCAGCCCTCGCCTTTGCGGAGAATCGGCGCGGACTTCAGCCCGAGCTGCACCTGCAGATCATGCGCCTCCGCCATCACGCGGCGCACGCTCGCGCGCGGCGCCAGCCGCACCGGGATCTGCAGGAACGACGGCCCCGCCAGCACGGGCTGCCCGAGGCTGACATCATGGCCGCGGGCGCGCAGCACGCCAATCGCCTTCTCAGCCAGCTTCAGGTGCTCCGGCGTGGCGTGCCGGGGCGCAGGGGCCGTCTCTTCAAACAGCGGCGCCAGAGGCCTGCGGACGGCGGGCGCCGCCACTCCCGCCAGTTTTCCGATCAGCTGCACCAGCCGCTCCTGCACCTGCCGCATCCCCGCCGCGTCCAACAGCGTCTGCCGCAGCCCGGGATCGAAACT
This DNA window, taken from Bryobacteraceae bacterium, encodes the following:
- a CDS encoding 2-amino-4-hydroxy-6-hydroxymethyldihydropteridine diphosphokinase, giving the protein MIEAGVALGSNLGDRRNHLREALRELRALGRLRAVSPLFETEPVGLREQPPFLNAVALLETGLGARALLQALLSIEARRGRVRREKDGPRTLDLDLLFYGAEVISALGLEVPHPRMHERRFVLEPLVAVAPGWRHPVLGRTAQELLVRLDDPAGVAELEGAEWAADLVSP
- the ispF gene encoding 2-C-methyl-D-erythritol 2,4-cyclodiphosphate synthase, with translation MDIRIGLGWDNHRLAEGRALILGGVRVPCEFGFDAHSDGDILLHAVTDALLGALALGDIGMHFPDTDPRWKDCDSGVFVRHAASLVRERGYRIGNVDATVILQRPKLGDLRAQIRANLAALLELDPAQVSVKFKTAEKVGPVGEGRSAEAQAAVLIVRD
- a CDS encoding 7,8-dihydroneopterin aldolase, with amino-acid sequence MDQVILSGARLQARIGVTEQERAQPQELVVDVELAVDTREAARRDDLRFSIDYAAVRRKLDSVAGQQPYALVETLAERIAAAILEEFPAEAVRVLVRKPGALRAEGVDWAGVGITRRRGD
- the folP gene encoding dihydropteroate synthase, whose product is MNRTLVMGILNVTPDSFSDGGRFATPDEAVEEARRLIAEGADIIDVGGESTRPGAGPVPEDVELERVLPVVELLALDPRVRVSIDTMKPRVAAACLNAGATLINDVSGLADPEMARVAAAAGAGVVIMHMRGTPQTMRQHAVYADVMGEIIAELRPRVERAREAGVREIYVDPGIGFAKTPAQSFEALRRLGELRALECPILIGPSRKSFLGVLPGMEEIGERLEGTIAAAVIGAMNGASIVRVHDVRPVRKALSVADAVRGVAWIR